DNA sequence from the Augochlora pura isolate Apur16 chromosome 11, APUR_v2.2.1, whole genome shotgun sequence genome:
ctcagagtattaaaaaaagtaaagtacgataatatttacaatcgaatttgtaaaaattgtcgcTATAAATCTTGGAGTTttaggaaataaattgtagaatacGCAATAATAAAGACAGACCtgagttattaaaattcgtaTGTAATTTTATCCTGAATAacttgcaacaatattttattgtcttcAGAGATTGACTTTCGGTAGATTACGATACTAATATCACAAATACAAGATACGCGGAGGTTACGAACCGATGAGTCACTAGCCcgaaacgattaaaaagaTTCTCACGTGTGGGAGAACGATTTTGACATCTCTAAACCTTCTCAAGCTTTCTTCGTACtgattcagattttaaagtaTCTATCTATAGAAACAATGCTGGCGAATTAGGAACACACGAGTTCATGGTTAAGGATACATTCAAGATATTCAATGACTCAATTGACTATTCAACTGTTCACTGCGGGTGACTGTCAATATCAACGTCAGTTTGACAGATACCGCGAgacatttacaattaaattcccgTATTAACAATTCTGCTTGTCAGTGAATTCCATTGAGTTCATTTGTCAcgaattttttctaataaatttattaacgatcGCTTCACAATTTGTACAAtctattagaaattaaaatgtttttaagcGGTCATTTATTGTGTGTAGGTGTGGGAATTACAGCGCCTCTTGCGGAGAAAAAATAAAGCTCTTTTCAGGGTCTGTTCAGCGCCAATTAGGCCTGTGGagaaacgctcaaactgttagaCAAAATCGACTGTCGGTAATTTGGCTActagtttgagcgttttgctaccagactaattggcgctgtacaaACTCTGAAAATAGCTTCATTTTTTCTCTACAAGAGGCGCCACTGTCgcataaattttaaaacattaattacggCAAAATTAGtggataataatataaaccaAGAGCAcggaattgtttaataaaatttactgcATCGATATCATTTAAAAGAGCAGCAGGTTTAATTCATTACGTTTTGCGTTGTTGTCGATTGGTTTCGTTTGGCTATTCAGAAACAAGAATACAATATGATATTTTGTTCGTGAATTCtgatgaataatatataaaaattgtttagtacAACAAACTTTTTGTTTATATCTAAcgacaatataaatttcatttaattttgcacTTTTgtgttcgaattattttgttctGTTTTCTCATTCACTTTCCcgctaatttatattatgaacGTGGGTGTacacacaattttttaagtacgtaattgtaaataaaacttattttctctgttcttttttaaatgtttcgtaCAGTAGAAACGGAACATGGAACTGaaggattttaaataataatccaaAAGCGATGTATttgaatcaaattataaacttGTTGCGTATGGTTGGCAAGTTTGCATCATATCGTAAAATAGGAGGTTGTGTTCATCCACGGATTTATGTATCGCTGTCATCCGAGTCTATGTGAACGAAGTAGTTCAATTAATAGTTTTACCGAATCGGGAAAGAAACGAGGAGATAATTCgagatacaataaattaattaccttAGACAATCGGTCTTCTATGCGACGTATTACACGCGTGATTCCAGCTATCGGTACGTCGTGCGTTATGTAGTCACACtgtcataataaaaattaaaacactgttataaaagaaaacgCATTAGTGAAAACTAATATCAAAATGAAGACAGCTTTTATGGTTGCCGAAAAACCTTCTTTGGCGGCTTCGCTGGCCAATATTCTAAGTAATGGACGATGCACTACTAGAAAAGGTAGGTTAAAATTTCACGATTTACGGAGCaagcttttaattttattttacttttcgaatttcaatattaatcataCATATTTCAGGTTTGAATGGATCGTGTTCTGTTCACGAATGGATAGGCCAATTTCGATCTGAAACggtaaatttgaaaatgacaTCCGTTTGTGGTCACATTATGAACTTggattttattggaaaatataatcattGGGACAGAGTGGATCCTGTAAGAGAAAAATACGAACAATTCGAATgatgtttagaaaattcttttctgtatatattaatagagaattatttcttggCTTGTTCAAGGCAGAGTTATTTTCATGTCCGACTGAAAAGAAAGAGGCAGCTCCTAGATTAAAAATTCCTTATTTCCTTGCTAAGGAAGGAGCTCACTgtgattatttaatactatggCTAGATTGTGACAAAGAAGGTGAAAATATCTGCTTTGAAGTTATCTGTGCAGTGCAACAGGGGACAAGTAGGAAATTAAATCCAAATGTAAGTCTTTATCCAACATTGctgaaagataattttaatgtcgtgcatttttagaaagtttccttttatttcagGACATTTGGCGAGCAAAATTTTCTGCTATCACAGAGAAAGATATTAAAGCTGCAATGGCTAACTTAATAAAACCAAATGAGAACGAGGCTAAAAGTGTTGATGCCAGACAAGACTTAGATTTGCGAATTGGTTGTGCTTTCACTAGGTTTCAAACCAAATTTTTTCAGGTACTATTAAGAGACACGATTAATGTATTACATTTTCTAACATAGATTACATTTATctgtttgtttctttttttcaggGGAAATATGGAGATTTAGATGTGTCACTTATTTCTTACGGTCCTTGCCAAACACCGACACTAGGATTCTGTGTACAGAGGCATGATGAAATTCAAACATTCAAGCCTGATGCTTATTGGGTTTTACAGGTACAatcatttttccataaaattagaattctaTGCTCTAGaatgtatttcttctaaatcaacttgaatatttaatataaaggaGATAAAATCTGTTCCAGGTTACAGTAAAGTCTTCTGATGGTCAAGATGTTGTCTTAAGTTGGGGTCGTGTGCGATCTTTCGACAAGGAAGTAGCGAATGTGTTTCTCAGCCATCTAAAGGAGTATGAGCAAGCAATGTAAGTATTAAACGACTCGGTGGATTTATGAAACTCATAAATATGatgaaacatttattgaatCGTATAATCCAGCGTTCTAAGCGTGGACAGCGTGGAGAAAACAAAATCTCGGCCAATAGCGTTAAATACGGTAGAATTAATGAGGGTAGCGAGTTCAGGTTTAGGGATGGGGCCACATCACGCTATGCAAATCGCGGAACGTCTCTACATACAAGGATACATAAGTTATCCTCGAACTGAGACTACCGTATACCCAGAGAACTTTGATTTAGCGTAAGTTCTGCTTggacatttatttcttacttttttttttacggtaTCTGTGAATATAGGAATGTTTGGGTTTAGTGCAACGCTCAAGCAGCAGCAGAACAGTTCAGACTGGGGAGAACATGTCCGTAAAATATTAGCGAACGGCATTAATAGACCAAAGAAAGGGCACAATGCCGGGGACCATCCTCCTATCACTCCAATGAAACACGCTACAAGGAGCGAACTCGATGGAGATTTGTGGAGACTCTATGATTACATTACTCGACATTTTATTGCTACTGTAAATATACCTAGTTGCAGTACCTGATTGATCTATTTAAATGAggatatactaaatattttaaacctTCTAGTTAGCTCCGAATTGTAAATATCTAAGTACCACAGCGACATTCGAAATAGGGACGGAAATTTTCACTGCGAACGGGCATAGTTTGTTGGATCCTGGATACACCAGTATTCTAACGTGGCAGACACTTGGGAGTAACGACACGTTACCTAAATTTACACCTGGCGAAAGAGTCAATATACAAGAGGTAATTGCGAGAAATAAATGTTGGTTATTTCTTAATGATCGTAATGAAAACTATTTGTATAATTCGTAATAGACGAAGATGCTCGAATGCTATACCCAACCTCCCGATTACTTAACGGAAGCTGAATTGATTTCCTTGATGGAGAAACACGGGATAGGAACTGATGCTTCGATACCAGTACATATAAACAACATATGTATGCGTAATTATGTGAACGTTACAGGCGGTAGGAAACTAATTCCTACCTCGTTAGGAATCGTGCTGGTCCACGGTTATCAAAAGGTacgaatttctgtaatttataaaaatcacgaCTCACCTCATATTGATTTCTTTACAAATCAGATAGATCCGGACTTGGTTTTGCCTACGATGAGATCAGCTGTCGAGGAACAGCTGAACTTAATAGCCCAGGGACGAGCCGATTACCATGCCGTATTACAACACACAgtagaaatattcaaacaaaagTTCAAATACTTTGTGCATAGCATAGAAGCGATGGACCAATTATTCGAAGTCTCTTTTTCACCCCTTTCCGCGTCTGGAAAGGCGCATTCCAGATGTGGCAAATGTCGACGTTACATGAAGTACATACAAACGAAACCATCGAGGATGCACTGTGTACATTGCAACGAAACGTACAATCTTCCACAAAATGGAAACATTAGAATTTATAAGGAACTGAAGTGTCCATTGGACGATTTCGAATTGCTATCCTGGTCCACGGGTGCTCGAGGAAAGAGCTACACGTTCTGCCCATATTGTTATAACAACCCACCATTtaggtatattattttatacataacgTAGATAATCGTAGAgcgaattcaattaaatttcgatgTTAAATATCAGGGACATGAAGAAGGGAATGAGCGGTTGCAATTCATGCACACATCCGACTTGTCCGCACGCTATGAATTCGAACGGTTTATCGAGTTGTCTCGAATGCGATTCTGGTATACTCGTGCTCGATCCTTCGGCTGCACCGAAATGGAAATTGGGCTGCAACCGTTGCGacgttattattcatttattcgaaaatgcCCATAAAGTAATGGTCGACACCGACGTGTGCGACTGTGGCGCGCAGTTAGTCACTGTGGAGTATAAACAGGTAAAGCAATCAATTTTAACTGCCATGTTAGAAACAGAGATCTGCTTATATTCAAGGATGTGTTGCTATTCAGGGCAATGCTTAATGCATGCTCGTGACGATCGAATTCTGGAATATTAGGGATAAGAGATCTGATAATAAGAGAGACATAGGTgctacattaataaaatacttaattataGGAGAAAACTAAACTTCCCAATGAAGCGACGGAGATGAGCGGCTGCGTGTTTTGTACGCCAGCTTTTGTTTCTCTCGTAGAGAAACACAGGGCTATCGCTTCGAAACCGGTCACGACTCGCAGCCGCGGACACGCGAAAGGTCGTAGTCGGGGGAAACCACGTCCTCCTAAAGATAAGATGGATCAATTGGCAGCAtactttgtataataatatataaaccaAGCTACGAACAAAAACTTTCTTTCCTTCTACTCCGATGCGCTCGTCGGTAATcccgaaaataaatttgaatatattcgCTACCTAAGTAACTTCTGAAATACCAGCTCGattaagttatttataacagtaaatcgtgtatttaaaaatcttgtgattttgtaatttcaacgaaCACGAACTTGAACAGTATCGtgttagataaaaattgtaaaaatcatgttatgtgattttttaaaaaaatatatataacatttacgCTTAAACGAGCTGCCTATcgaattttacataaattatcgaataaatacataaaacaagTAATCACGtatacgataatatttaaaaaaattcttgagCATCTAAAATTACCGATTACTAATCTTCTACGTGTTTTCGTTGATGTTCCAGAGATGGCGCCTCTGTTGCATTTCGTGGGGaccgaataatttgaatttcgtAAATCCTGACAAACCTGACACGTAAGTTtcgttcaaaatatttctgattatGTATCGCGTTAAAATCGAGAGTCTCGAGTGTTCATTAATGACCGAAAAACACACAGAAGTTCGATGCGTCGTG
Encoded proteins:
- the Top3beta gene encoding DNA topoisomerase 3-beta isoform X1, which encodes MKTAFMVAEKPSLAASLANILSNGRCTTRKGLNGSCSVHEWIGQFRSETVNLKMTSVCGHIMNLDFIGKYNHWDRVDPAELFSCPTEKKEAAPRLKIPYFLAKEGAHCDYLILWLDCDKEGENICFEVICAVQQGTSRKLNPNDIWRAKFSAITEKDIKAAMANLIKPNENEAKSVDARQDLDLRIGCAFTRFQTKFFQGKYGDLDVSLISYGPCQTPTLGFCVQRHDEIQTFKPDAYWVLQVTVKSSDGQDVVLSWGRVRSFDKEVANVFLSHLKEYEQAIVLSVDSVEKTKSRPIALNTVELMRVASSGLGMGPHHAMQIAERLYIQGYISYPRTETTVYPENFDLAATLKQQQNSSDWGEHVRKILANGINRPKKGHNAGDHPPITPMKHATRSELDGDLWRLYDYITRHFIATLAPNCKYLSTTATFEIGTEIFTANGHSLLDPGYTSILTWQTLGSNDTLPKFTPGERVNIQETKMLECYTQPPDYLTEAELISLMEKHGIGTDASIPVHINNICMRNYVNVTGGRKLIPTSLGIVLVHGYQKIDPDLVLPTMRSAVEEQLNLIAQGRADYHAVLQHTVEIFKQKFKYFVHSIEAMDQLFEVSFSPLSASGKAHSRCGKCRRYMKYIQTKPSRMHCVHCNETYNLPQNGNIRIYKELKCPLDDFELLSWSTGARGKSYTFCPYCYNNPPFRDMKKGMSGCNSCTHPTCPHAMNSNGLSSCLECDSGILVLDPSAAPKWKLGCNRCDVIIHLFENAHKVMVDTDVCDCGAQLVTVEYKQEKTKLPNEATEMSGCVFCTPAFVSLVEKHRAIASKPVTTRSRGHAKGRSRGKPRPPKDKMDQLAAYFV
- the Top3beta gene encoding DNA topoisomerase 3-beta isoform X2, with the translated sequence MANLIKPNENEAKSVDARQDLDLRIGCAFTRFQTKFFQGKYGDLDVSLISYGPCQTPTLGFCVQRHDEIQTFKPDAYWVLQVTVKSSDGQDVVLSWGRVRSFDKEVANVFLSHLKEYEQAIVLSVDSVEKTKSRPIALNTVELMRVASSGLGMGPHHAMQIAERLYIQGYISYPRTETTVYPENFDLAATLKQQQNSSDWGEHVRKILANGINRPKKGHNAGDHPPITPMKHATRSELDGDLWRLYDYITRHFIATLAPNCKYLSTTATFEIGTEIFTANGHSLLDPGYTSILTWQTLGSNDTLPKFTPGERVNIQETKMLECYTQPPDYLTEAELISLMEKHGIGTDASIPVHINNICMRNYVNVTGGRKLIPTSLGIVLVHGYQKIDPDLVLPTMRSAVEEQLNLIAQGRADYHAVLQHTVEIFKQKFKYFVHSIEAMDQLFEVSFSPLSASGKAHSRCGKCRRYMKYIQTKPSRMHCVHCNETYNLPQNGNIRIYKELKCPLDDFELLSWSTGARGKSYTFCPYCYNNPPFRDMKKGMSGCNSCTHPTCPHAMNSNGLSSCLECDSGILVLDPSAAPKWKLGCNRCDVIIHLFENAHKVMVDTDVCDCGAQLVTVEYKQEKTKLPNEATEMSGCVFCTPAFVSLVEKHRAIASKPVTTRSRGHAKGRSRGKPRPPKDKMDQLAAYFV